One Pomacea canaliculata isolate SZHN2017 linkage group LG1, ASM307304v1, whole genome shotgun sequence genomic window, CTCAACGTCACGGTGCTGACCACTTCTTCGTCCTTAGTTTGGATTTGCAAcatgtcattattttcttctagTTCTCGCGGTTTCTCATCAACTTCAGATAGGCAGTAGATCAGTTCGCTTGTTTTCGCTTCTTCCTGTTGTCTCTGTCTGTCCAAGTCTTCCTCTTGTTGCCTGCGAAGTTCTTCTTCCATCTTTTCCTTCAATTCTCTCTCCAACTCCTCCTTTTTACGGCTTGCCTCTTCCCACATTTCTTTCATCGATTCTCTTGGTTCGTCTTTTCCCGCAACCGGTGTCTCATCATTCTCCGCCTCAGTGCTAGGGTTGTCGTACGTTTCTATGGAAATGTCCTCCGCTTGATTGACTCCAGTCATCATGGCATCGTCCACGATCTCATATGCACCTTCTGCCCTGACACCTTCATCGCGGGGGGTGAGCTCGTTGTCCTTGACTTCGAGGTCAAAGGTCTGGTTTCTGCATGAGATGAGGATGACGCTGAACACTATCATGAAGCAGTAAGCAATGATGCTGACGATGATAGCCCAGCCCGGACGTCGATCGCTGAGGAGAGTAATGACTTTCGTATCATCTGTCGTTGTGTAGGTGATGAACGTCAGGTAAAACGCTAGGACTCCTCCAAAGGCAGCAACACCTGAAAATACACCCAAGCTGATATCAAGATGGGAAGATTGagtagttttgttgttttcagtaCTGGCTTAGGCCCCGCCCCCATCTGCTCATCACGGACAGAATAACTTGCCACACTCTTGTTCTTCCTGTGAGTCTTTCCCTCTCTGCCGGTTTTATGATGGGGCTTTCTTCTCATTTAATTTCTGGATTAGGTTATGATAATTTCGCCCTCACCCAATATAATTACTTCCAAATCCGACCACATTTGTTTTATAGGAGGAAAATATAAACTGAgttaccagaaaaaaatcaagcaaggaaacaaagataaccccaaagacaaataaatgataaaaataaaatctcaaagCAAAAAAGGCTTTGAAGGAAGATTGTTTTATGTTCAGTTGTTGGTACTCTGACAtatcaacaaaaaaaccaaaaaaattataGATCTGTTTAACGAGTTGTTAAGTTTTCAGCCAAAACTATCGACCACAGTGTAAAGTGCTCAAACCTCCTATTTACTAATTTGTTAAAACAGAAGTTGTCTTTTACTTGGTACACAACTCCTATGCTCTATAATTAACTAGACAAAAGTTTCTCTCTACAGAGTGCTAAGTGGCGTTGAATGAGTCAAATCATTCGACTGCTTGAAGTTGGGGGGAAGGGCGCAGAACTTTCGACGAgacagaaaatttaatttaattaatggTCAGCAAAGTCACACAACGCACACTTTACTGATGACCTACCAGAAGAGACCAAAAGCAGATCCAGAATGGACGGCAAGTAGTTCCTGCGCCGGCACTTGGAGCGTGGACAACGTATCTTACACGAGACGATGATTATCAGAGACAACACATTGAGGATTACGAGAAGGGTCTCCATCAGTTGGAAGAGCCGTAGGATGGTGGGCTGGGCTGTTCCGGGAAACAGACGACAGAATGGAGTAGGGAGTGAGGGAGTGGGAGATGGGGCAGTGTTAGCCGCTCTTCGATCGCTCTTCTTTTCACTATTTGCATTCATTATTGATTCGTTGGTTCATTGGTTTATTCGAACTCGCAAcacgttctttttttttttttcctttttatttcctcttaaTCCTTCGGGCAGTCGTTCTTTTGTACTTTATACACTACATGAACCCACCGGAGAATTACTGCAAATGTAATGTATATAATCATATAATAggtataatatataataattataattatataattatctatttataattatatatataattatctatTTCACTCAAGCAGCACTGTTTTAACTCACCGTCCCATGGCCCGAGCTTGTAGAAGTAGTCACAGTCCTCAAAGGACTCGATGGTCAAGCAGTACCCCCACACTCCAAGAAAGAGGGTATAGCGTCCAATCTTGACCACCAGCCAGCTCGGTTCCAGGTAGCAAATGAGAGTGGTCAGCTGACAGACCACCAAGGCTGACACACATAGCAATATCTGACGTCAAATCTTCTAAAGAACTTCTTCTGGCCAGGTCATCGCTGCTGTATCGCATTAGCACCAg contains:
- the LOC112576202 gene encoding X-linked retinitis pigmentosa GTPase regulator-interacting protein 1-like, which produces METLLVILNVLSLIIIVSCKIRCPRSKCRRRNYLPSILDLLLVSSGVAAFGGVLAFYLTFITYTTTDDTKVITLLSDRRPGWAIIVSIIAYCFMIVFSVILISCRNQTFDLEVKDNELTPRDEGVRAEGAYEIVDDAMMTGVNQAEDISIETYDNPSTEAENDETPVAGKDEPRESMKEMWEEASRKKEELERELKEKMEEELRRQQEEDLDRQRQQEEAKTSELIYCLSEVDEKPRELEENNDMLQIQTKDEEVVSTVTLRDEELEEEAKPCEDRQEEVASGQSKEEEKSSTDIADDRLNAKVLIPECPSMESLKKKKKKKMKLCCNS